One Streptomonospora salina genomic window, GTCCAGGTGGAGCTCGTACTCCTGCTCCGCCGTCGCGAAACGCTCCGTTGCCGGGATTTCCGCCGCCAGCGCCCGGACCAGCGTCGTCTTCCCGGCGTTCTGCGCACCCGTGACGATGATGTTCCGGCGCGCGCGCACCGCACACACCAGGAAGGCGTGCAATGAGTCGGACAAGGTTCCGGACCGGGCGAGCTCGGACAGCGTGATGTCCTGTACGAGGTGTCGGCGGATCACCGCATGGGGGCGGCGGGTCGTCTCGATCACCGCCGCCAAGCGCGAACCGTCGGGCAGTTCCATGTGCAGGCGGGGGTGCGCGGTAGAAAGGCTGCGTCCCGCCTGGGAGGCGATGTAGCGCAACTCCTCGACGAGTTCCTGATCGGAGTCGGCGACCGGCTCGCCCCGAAGCAGATCACCGCCACGCGTGCGTAGCCAGACCTGGTCCGCACCGTTGATTTCGATGTTCTCCACCTCGGGCTGTTCCAGCAGCTGTTGGAGCCGGCCCATGCCGAAGACGGCGTCGAAGACGCGCTTCTGCAGGCGTCCTTCGAGCTCGGCATCGGGCGGGTGGCCGGCGAGCACTCGTTTGTGTGCCCAGGCGCGGACTTCCTCCTGGATCAGAGCCCGACCGCGCTCGCGGCGGTGCTCAGGGCGGACACCCGAGGAAAGCCGCTCGACGACGATGTCGCGGAGCACGCGCACGTCCGCCCAGCCGCCGGGATCGTCGGCGGGGACGGGTTCATAGCTCACGAGGTCCCCCCATCGGCGGAGTGAGGCCGCTGCATCCCACGGACGCGGCGGATTTCGGATGCCCCGTTCCGGGCGGCACGCAGAAGGGCAGAGCGGGCGACGCGTCGCGGCCTCTGCCCGCTGTTCAGACCGGACACGGCGGTCGCGTCGAAGGGCAGGCGCAGGGCGATGCGCGCCTCAAGCAGATCGCCCACTTCGGCTGCGGAATACGGTCCATTCTCGACAAGCGCTACCGCGATCTCAGACCCTTGTCCGTGAGGTGCGAGGGCTTGGCGGAGATGCGGAAGGCGCGCGGCGGCGGCCATGATCGAAGGCAATGTCGAGCGCACCGTGAGCAGGACCAGGTCGGCGGCCCGCATGAGCGGCCATGGCGCGTGTGGGTGGTCCAAGCGGCCGCAATCGGCGATCACGTCGACGTGGCCGTGCGGTCCGATCCGCGCGTCGCCGGCGACGGACGCGAGCGGTTCCCAGAGTCCGCCGAGCGCCGCGGCGGTCATGGGGTCGGCCAGGCCGGGTAGCGCGAACCGGGCGTGGTCGGTGCCGGGCTCATGCAGGGCATAGAGCTGTCCGGAAACGTCTTCGGCGCTGATGGCGCCGTTGCGTTGAGCCATCGCGAGGTTGGCGATGGTCCGACCTTGCCCGATCCCCGTCAGAAGTCCTGTGCGCAGATCCCCGCCGGCGGGGTCGCACTCGGCCAGAAGGGAATCCGCCGGCCACGCGGTCGCCAGAGCCAGCGCAGTGACCGAAGCGCCGGGTGCGCCCTTCGCGTTCGCAAGGCAGACGAGCATCAGTCGCCTCCTGGCGTGTTCACGACGACGGCGATGCGGCCCGTCGCCACGCGGGCAGCCAAGGTGGGGGCGTCGGTGGATTCGACCTCGACATCGACCACGGTGAGTCCGTCGGCGTCGGGCTTTCCGACCCGAACTACTTCCGTGGCGATACTCGGCGGGACCTCGCCGGTGGCTTCGCCGTTTT contains:
- a CDS encoding CpaF family protein, with product MSYEPVPADDPGGWADVRVLRDIVVERLSSGVRPEHRRERGRALIQEEVRAWAHKRVLAGHPPDAELEGRLQKRVFDAVFGMGRLQQLLEQPEVENIEINGADQVWLRTRGGDLLRGEPVADSDQELVEELRYIASQAGRSLSTAHPRLHMELPDGSRLAAVIETTRRPHAVIRRHLVQDITLSELARSGTLSDSLHAFLVCAVRARRNIIVTGAQNAGKTTLVRALAAEIPATERFATAEQEYELHLDRLDRHPHIVAMQAREGGSEYGPDGRPAGEVALVDIVRDALRMNLSRIVVGEVRGPEVVPMLDAMTTGDGGSLCTLHARSATDAVERLVVLCGRYGINPDIAYRVIAGAVDLVVHVDLVDDTWRGGTRGRIVGGVVEVAGVGENGRPAITDVYRPGADGRAQPSGVPPTCMPDLQRVGFDPRWLHSAVAAPHHELARAERAWA